The following proteins are co-located in the Acidobacteriota bacterium genome:
- a CDS encoding outer membrane beta-barrel protein — MRRLTLLLALLLAFPVVSYAQTDSIDLTVFAGYRSGGDFIADPDLFDRFVDEFEVDDAEVYGLALGFPISRSFAVELLYSRQDTELSFDDGFFVDPIFLSDIEVSYFHAGMRWQWAPGQVQPYVAAGLGVARLSPDDRLLDTEHRFSGNLGVGVRIMPTEHIGLRLEGRGYFTDLSDYDDRRCCRDDYDNGDLYQVEATAGIVFAF, encoded by the coding sequence ATGCGTAGATTGACTTTGCTTCTGGCCCTGTTGCTCGCCTTTCCGGTGGTGAGCTACGCCCAGACCGATTCCATCGACCTCACCGTCTTCGCCGGCTACCGTAGCGGCGGAGACTTCATCGCCGATCCCGACCTCTTCGATCGCTTCGTGGACGAGTTCGAAGTCGACGACGCCGAAGTCTACGGCCTGGCCTTGGGTTTCCCCATCAGCCGGAGCTTCGCCGTCGAGCTGCTCTATAGCCGCCAGGACACCGAGCTCTCCTTCGACGATGGATTCTTCGTCGATCCGATCTTCCTGAGCGATATCGAGGTCAGCTACTTCCACGCCGGCATGCGCTGGCAGTGGGCGCCGGGACAGGTCCAGCCCTATGTCGCCGCCGGCCTCGGCGTCGCTCGGCTGAGTCCCGACGATCGGCTGCTGGACACCGAGCACCGCTTCTCCGGAAACCTCGGCGTGGGGGTGCGCATCATGCCCACGGAGCACATCGGGCTGCGGCTCGAGGGCCGGGGCTATTTCACCGACCTGTCGGACTACGACGACCGGCGCTGCTGCCGCGACGACTACGACAACGGCGACCTCTACCAGGTGGAGGCCACCGCCGGCATCGTCTTCGCGTTCTGA